The Paraphotobacterium marinum genome segment GGTACGATGACTGCAAATTATAGAGTTAAAGGTCAATATATGATCGTTGATGGTATCTATGATCATATGCGTCTTCAAACTGGAAACAAAACGAATGGGAAAGAAACCATTGTTGAAATTGAATCGGTAGGTCAGCATGTCTAATTTACTTAATAATGTGCCAAAAGGAATTACGCTTATCAATAAAAAGCTTGTGATTGTATTGGCAGCAAGCTTAGTTTCGATTATTGTAATTGCAGTCACTTTATCTTTTTCTGATCAGAAAAAAATAAATCCAAATACTCAAGTGAGTACAATGGGAAGTACTTCAGAATCAGAAGATCTTTCTCAATTACCTTCGAGCTATGGTGATGCAAATAAAATAAATCGATATTTGGATCAAGCTGCAGCCCCTTCAGATGATTCTCAGTTAAAAAAAGCTTTGGATGACATGAAGGCACAACAACAGGCTTTAAGAGCAGAAATGGATCGACTTAAAAATCAAAAGCCTGAGCAGCCAGCTCCAGTGACTACTCAAGTCGATAGCGAAATTTTAAAGTATCCTATGTTTGTCAATAATATGGCGCCTCATGACAAACGAAATAGAAATAACCCAAATCAGCAGAAAGCGGGTAACTCAAAAGCTACCGGTCAAAACCATGCGTCATCTTCTGAAAATAAAGAAACGGATTATGAAAAGGCCAACGGTCAGGATCAAAAAGAAAGTTTTTTTAAACAAAAAGTATCTAAAGATGTCATTAATCAGAATATGTTGATGCACCCGATTTCTAAATATACAGTAAATGCTGGATCCGTGATTAATGCCGTTTTAGATACGACCATAAATACAGACCAACCTGGGATGATTCGAGCAACAGTGAGTAGACCTATTTATGATACGGTTAATGGTACAACGCTTTTAATCCCTCAGGGCACAAAAGTACTTGGAAAATATAATTCTAAAATAACATATGGCCAAGAAAGAGTTCAGGTGTCTTTTCAAAGATTAGTTTTTCCAAATGGAAATTCGATCGTCTTACCTAATGAAGCCGGTATGACTGAAGAAGGAACGACTGGGTTAACAGGAGATGTTCACAATCATTGGGGACAGATTATTGGTGCGGGTCTTTTATCAGCAGTATTTAATGTTCCGGCTTTAATTGCTATGAATAGTGATGATAGTAATGATGAAGTCTGTTTGGAATATGTTAATGGTGTTTGTAATAGATGGTCTAGTGGTAATAACACAGCTAATGCAGCCAAGCAGGGTGCGCTTGAAGCTATGGGTCAATCTGCATCTAATATTGGTAATAAAATCACTGAGCGAAGTTTGAATATTCAACCAACGATTATTGCCGGAAGTGGGACTCAATTTTCCATTATGGTTAATAAAGACTTAATTTTGGAACCATATACTTTGGCAGGAAACTATCAAATCCCTTAGTCAATGACAAGAAGACATACAAAATGGTATGTCTCAATTAGGATCTTTGAATGAATACAATTTTATTAAATCATGTCTTAGAAAAATTTCAAAGTGTTGTGACTGGCGGTTTTACAGCACTTCATACTGTCGCTTTAAATTTATTTTACAGCTTTTCAGTTTTAGAATTGGTTTTTGTAGGGCTGTTATGGGCTTTTGGCTCTAATCAAGATGTAGGTAAACTGTTATTTAAGATTATCAAAATTGCCTTAATTTTTTATCTTGCGACTAATTTTTTTGAAATTGTAAAAATGTTACTCAATACTTTCCAGTATTTGGGAGGGAAAATCACACCTGATGCACAGCTATATATTGCAAATCCAAGCAAAATACTCAACTTAGGTTGGAATACAGGTGTGAATGCGATGTCCCACAGCAGTGGTTCTTCAGGATCAGGCTTATCATCCCAAAACTTATTAGGTTTGGGTATTTTAACCTCATTTTCAATCATTGGCGCTCAAATTATAGTGATTGTTGGGGGGTTTTATCTCTCTTCGTTAACCGCACTTATATTAATACCTTTTGGGGCTTTAACTATCTTTAAAAATTTATTTAATAGAGCTATTCAAGGGGTGTTTCAAACAGGTATTAGTATTTTTATTGCATTTATTTTGGTAGGTATTATGACGGTTGTTTGGAAAGACAATAATCTAGAGCAGGTTTCATCATCAGGTGTCTCTTCTCTCAGTATTGTTTTTTTGGGCAGTATTGTGTTTATGCTCGTTTTTTGGAAAATTCCTAAATTAGTTGCTGGTTTTGTCGGAGAGCTTGGGAGCTCTATGTTTGAAGATAATACTAAAAGTAATATGACAGTTGTAAATAATGTACCCAATCATACATCAGGTAATGCAACTATAAATACCGCAATGCCTCAGTCTCGAGAAGCACAAGTGAGTAATATGAGAGCTGCTACAACGATAGTGTCAAGTGGAACAAATAACCAAAACGCACAAAATCCTTTAAGTTCTTCAGCGAATGTTAATGTAGCAACAAATGTGAACCAAAATCCAACCACGTCATCTGTTGCACAACAAATGGGGCTCAATCAGATGATGAATAAAAATGAATCAAAGGTAGATAAAGGATCGAGTGTTGAGGGTCTTTCGAAAGAGAATATGAAAGAGTTAAAAAAGACCATTCAAAAATCATTAAAAAATAAATAGATAACTAGTGAAAAAATATAAGTTAATCATTATATCATTGAGTTTTTTAGTCATTTTGGGACTTTTGGTGTATTTTATTAAAATGCTGGGTTTTGGTGTGACGCATCAGTTTACAGATAGTATGAAAAAGGGCGTCTTTATATATGCTCCTTTACCACAAAAAATAAAACAAAATGATGTAGTGCTCTTTAATTTAAGTTCTAAGTGGCTAAAATTTTTATTGAATAAAGGATACCTTAAAAAATCAATTCCTGTGATGAAAAAGGTTTTTGCAACACAAGGAGATCTTGTATGCATAAAGCGAGGTAAAGTTTATATTAATCATAGGTTTATTTCTAAAGTTTTACAATTTGACCATAAAAATAATAGATTGCCTAAAGTTAAAATTTGTAGAATATTAAAAAATGGTGAGTTTTTTTTGATGAGTACGAAAATACCTAATTCTTTTGATAGTCGATACATGGGTATTATTAAAAGAGCGCAAATTTTTGCAAGGGTTATTAATTATTAACTTTTCATGAGGATTAAAAAAGATGGCAGAAATTATTGAATCAAGATTTCATCAGATGCTTCAAACAGCATTTGGCCCAGATATGATGCGTTATTTTGATGATCCAGATGTTATTGAAATTATGCTTAATCCGGATGGGAAAATTTTCATAGAAACCCTTCATAATGGTAAGGTTTTAACGCCCATACAAATTAGTTCGATTCAATCAGAAAGTATTATTAAGCTTGTTGCATCATTTAAAAATCAAATCTCAGATAAGAACTCTCCAATCGTTTCTTCTGAAATACCTTTTAATGGGGCAAGATTTCAAGGTTGGTTACCTCCTATTGTTGAAAATCCGTGTTTTTCAATACGTAAAAGAGCATTAAAAATTTTTTCGCTACAGGACTATCTGAATCAAGGTATTTTAAAACCAGATCATTATCATGCACTAAAAAAATCGGTATTAAATCGAAAAAATATACTCGTGGTTGGAGGTACTGGAAGTGGTAAAACAACTTTTTCAAATGCTTTGCTCGCTGAATTGCAAAATACCCAAGATAGAATTTTGGTTTTAGAGGACCTACCTGAACTACAAGTCAATGCATCTGATGTTGTTAATCTGATTACAAGCGATAACGTGACTATGAGAGATCTTGTAAAAGGCTCACTCAGAATGCGCCCTGATCGAATTATTATTGGTGAGGTCAGAGATGGTTGTGCTCTTGATTTATTAAAAAGCTGGAATACGGGTCACCCAGGTGGAATTTGCACTTTACATGCAAATAGTGCACAAAGTGCTCCGAGTCGTTTAGAAGATCTGATCCAAGAAGTTGTCGCCAATGCGCCCATTAATTTAATTGTAGAAGCAATTGACTTGATTGTTTTTATTGAGCGAGTTCCTAAATTGGGAAGAAAAATTGAGAACATATATAAGTTAGAGGGTTATAGCAACGGTAAATATCAATTATCTGAAATTTAATTTTTAAGTTAATTTAAAATTTACAAGCTGATGACATATATGTAGAATTGATTGAATTTAAAGTTTCTATGAGTAAAAGTGGATGAATAAAAAACAAAATGCTATCTCACCAACAAGAGAAGAAAACTTTCCTGAATGGTATCAACAAGTCGTAAAAGCTGCCGATCTAGCAGAAAACTCTGTTACTAGAGGTTGTATGGTTATGAAACCTTGGGGCTATGGAATTTGGGAAAATGTTCAAAAAAACCTTGATGAGCTTTTAAAAGAGACTAATCATGTAAATGCTTATTTTCCTTTATTAATTCCCCTAAGTTTTCTTCAAAAAGAAGCTGATCATGTTGATGGTTTTGCTACTGAAACAGCTGTTGTTACTCATCATCGTTTAGAGGCAGATGAAAACGGTAAATTAATTCCTGCTGGAAAATTAGAAGAACCCTATGTTATTCGTCCAACATCTGAAACTATTATAGGCGATAGTTTTTCTAGGTGGGTCCAATCTTATAGAGATTTACCATTGTTAATTAATCAATGGGCAAATGTGATGAGATGGGAAATGCGTACACGTTTGTTTTTAAGAACCTCAGAGTTTTTGTGGCAAGAAGGTCATACGGTTCACGCTACTGAAAAAGAAGCAATAGATGAGACATTTACCATTTTAGAATTATATAAAACTTTTGTTGAAGAATATCTTGCGCTTCCAGTTATTTCAGGTACAAAAACACCAGATGAACGTTTCCCAGGTGCGGTAGAAACTTATTCAATTGAAGCAATGATGCAAGATTTTAAAGCAGTCCAAGCAGGGACAAGTCACTTTTTAGGTCAAAATTTTTCTAAAGCATCCAATATCAAATTTCAAAATGAACATGGAAATGAAGAGTTTGCATGGACGACTTCTTGGGGTGTTTCAACACGTTTAATTGGGTGCATGATTATGGCTCATAGTGATGATGATGGATTGGTTCTTCCTCCCAAAATTGCTACTCAACAAGTTGTGATTCAACCAATATACAAAGGGATGGAACAAAGAGATAAAGTTCTCTCTTTTTGTCAGAAACTTTGTAAAGATATAAAAGCAACAAGATTTAATGATCAAAAAATACGCTGCATCATTGATGATCGAGATATGCAAGGTGGAGCAAAAACTTGGGATAATATCAAAAAAGGATATCCAATACGGATTGAAGTAGGGATGCGAGATATCGATAAAAATCATTTATGTATCAAGCAAAGAGATCAATCACCAAAAGAAAAAGAGTTTGTGGATTCAACTGTCTTTGTTGAGACTTTGCCAGAACGTCTTCAAAGTATTCAAGATAATATTTATAAAAAAGCTTTGTCATTTCAGCAAGAAAATACGAAAAAAATTGTATCTTTAGATGAGTTTATTGATTACTTTAAAAATAAAAATGGTGGTTTCGCTATTTCTCCATGGTGTGAAGCTGCGATTGACAATGAGGTTTTAAAAGAATTAAAAGTGACTCCAAGAAATATTCCATTTGATCAGGACACACCTAATGAAAAATGTATTTTTACAGGAAAAGACGCATCTCATTATGTGATTTTTGCAAAAGCTTATTAAGAAATGATTTTTTTTAAGTTTTCAACAAAGCCTCTTTAATCTGAGGCTTTTTTATTTAAGACGTTACTCAACTGCTTTTTTAAAGCCATAATATCCTATAATTAACCACCCCAGAGCAGGGATTAATTCTATGGCTGAAAAGTTGGTTACATGATCGGCAATAAACCCCATTATAGGTACCATAAAAGAACTTCCAACAATCATCATTACCATGAAAGTAGATCCTATCTTAGTATCTCTTCCAAGACCTGCAATCCCGAGTGAAAAAATAGTTGGATATAAGGTTGCGGCAAAAAAACTTGCCAAAAATAAACTATAGATTGCCATCATACCTGGCAAAAATACAGAGAAGATAGCTAACAAACCAGCAATGCTAGAAAGTGTTCCTAAAACAGTATGTGCCTTATATTTATGTAATAAATAAGAGCCAAATACTCTTCCAAATAATGCACCTAAAATCACATAAGTGTAAAAGTATGAAGCAGAGCTCATGCTAATGTTTAATTTCATGGATGAAAAACGGATCATCCATCCCCATAGTCCATTTTGACAACCATTCATTAAAAACATTGCAAAAAGAGCCCATCGAAAGTGACTTATTTGGATGACTCTTTTAAAAGTTTTAATATAACCATCCGATGATTGGCCAGCATCGCCCAATTCAGATTCTTTTGGAAATTTCACAAATATGATACAGATGGTGGCAATTAATAAAATGACGGCAATAATTAAATAAGGCGTAGTTAAAGATGAAACTAAGTGATAAAAATAACTGTGAGTTGCTTCATCGGATAATTGTGCTAGCTGATCTTTTGACAAAAATGAAGAAGGATTTAAAATCAAGATCCCTCCGATTAATGCTGTAAGAACAGTCGCGAGCGCATTGAATATTTGTGCGAAATTCAATCTAAAGCTAGCAAAATCTTTCGGACCCAATAAAGTGGCGATTGGGTTTGCAGAAGATTCTAAAAAACCACATCCACCAGCCATTACAAACAAACCAATTAAAAAAGGTAGAAAAACATACCAATCTGATGAAATGGCACATATAAATGAACCAAATGTGAGGGCTAAAAGACCAAAAATGATGGTTATTTTAAATCCAAATTTATTAGCAATAAAGGCTGCTATTATAGGTGCAAAGAAATATCCAAAATAAAATGAACTATCGATAATGCCTGTTTGCAAATTGGTTAAATGAAAACCAAGTTGCAATTTAGGCATAATGATACCGTTGAGAACATTCGGAAGACCCCATAAAAAAAACATAGAACAAAGAACTGAAAAAACCATTGGATAGGTGATTTTTTTCAAGTGCTTATTATTACTTTCGGTAACTGAGTTATGATTACTTACAGTTATTGACTCTGTTGACATTAAAAACTCCTTAAAACTTATTTATGAGCCCTAAAGTAAAAATTGAAGGGCTACAATTATTTGATACTATTTATTTAATAGGGCTTAAAGGGTGAATCAGATCTTGTTCAAGGAGCTCTACCCAAAATTCATGTGGTATTTTTGCGTTAAATAACTCAAGATCAGCTTTAAGGTTTTTTGCTTTACGAACTCCAATAGCTGTTGAGCAAACGACGGGATGAAAATGAGGGAATTGAATGGCAGCAGCTATTGGGTTTACGCCAAATGCATCGCAGATTTTATATATTTTAGCTACCTTGTTTTTGATTTCATCCGATGCAGGAGCATAGTTATACATCGCATTTTCTGTAGGACCTGTTGCCATAATACCAGAATTAAAGATGCCGACATCAATAATTGAAATATTTCTCTTTAAACATTCAGGGAAAAATCTCTCAATGGGGCTTTGCTCCAAAAGAGTATAACGGCCAGCAAGCATAAAGACATCAAAATCAGCATATTTGAAAGTTTCTTCCATGATTTCCCATTCATTACAACCTAATCCAATTGCATCGACTACACCAGCGCTTTTTAGCTCACCTAAAGCTTTAAATCCACTACTCATTGCATCTTTAAAATGTTGGTTATATTCATTTCCAAGTGTTTCTTTGCCAACATCATGAATATTTAATATATTAATTTTATTGGTACCTAATCGTTGAAGACTATCTTCAACGGAACGCATAATACCGTCATAAGTATAATCTAGGACTCTATTAAATGGAGCTGCATTCACAAAACCATCAGCAGTTATAGGAGAAAGGTTTTTGGGATCATTGGGCTTTAACAGGCGACCAACTTTTGTAGAAATCACAATATCTTCTCTAGGTAAGTCACTTATATCCACACCAAGTCTTCTTTCACTTAATCCAGCGCCATAGTGTGGGGCGGTATCAAAATATTTAATCCCATTATTATAAGCTGTATTGATAATTTCCTTTGTTTCAGAGATATCGATCTCACTATATAAATTACCAAATCCGGAACAGCCAAGACCAATTTCACTTATTTTCAAGTTAGTATTACCTACTTTATTTTTTTCATATTTATATCCTACAGGGTTATATGTAAATTTTATTTTCGTATATCTGTTTTAAGCATCTTCATGTTTAGATGTATTGACAAATAATGTTGACAATAAGATAAAAAACTAAATCATTTTCAAATTGTATGTTTGTATCCTTTTTTAATATTAATATCTGCTTTTTAAAAAATAATTCAAGGCACAGTTACCAATGATAATAATGGGCACAAATCATCTATTGTAAAATCATTTTATAAACAACTTACTTTTAAAATAAGAACTGAAAGAGACATAATTACGTCATATCAAGACAACTAGACGGAGTTAAATAGCTTGTCTTCAAATTTCTGGTTACCTTGCGGAAAATAATATTAACGTGTAGAAGGTTATTGCATATTTATAAAAAAAATATTATGTAATTTTTTCTTACAATAGAGGCCGGTTAATTCCTATTTGCTAATATTAATTTGAGTGAGTTGAGTAATTTTTTGATTATTAATATGCATATATAAAATTTTTCAAAATTTTAAAGATTTATCAGGAAAGTTTTTATATTTAAATCAATTTATCAGCATAAATAATCAGGCAGTTATAGAAATGTTCTTTTTAGGTAAGGGTAAATAAATCAAATTTGTATAGCAAATATTACTAAGTTTTTTCTTTATGTTTAATTAAGTATCAGATCTACAAAATTAATCTTACCTATAGCTTTGTATAGGTAAGATTTGATATTATTGAAAAATTTTTAATTTTTATTAGTTTTTTTTATCATTTGATTGTTATTATCTTTGCGGCATCAAGTGTTGATAATTTCTTCCATTTGTTATTATTATCAGAACCCAAGGCATTATCTGTAGTGTTCATAGCCCATGGTTGACCATCTTCATTTAATTGACTAAAGTGAGTCATATTTATAACTTCATCTGTCGCAGGTTTATAAAACATCATAAAATTTGATGGGTAAACTTGCAGATCAAGCCCATCAATCGTGAAGTCACTCGATGATGCGCTATTTGCCACAACTACAGGTGAGGCAACATAATTAAATAATGACTTGCCTGTTCCATTACTTTTCTTAGTCCCCACTTGATCAACAACAACTTTGTTAATATGAACATGACGGATGGTGTTGCCATCGAAAGAAATTAGTCCTCTATTTCTATTCCAAATAAACGAATCAGGCACTTCATCTACATTAATGTCATCGTTTGCTGTTTGTCTAATGTATGGTATATA includes the following:
- a CDS encoding type IV secretion system protein, translated to MNTILLNHVLEKFQSVVTGGFTALHTVALNLFYSFSVLELVFVGLLWAFGSNQDVGKLLFKIIKIALIFYLATNFFEIVKMLLNTFQYLGGKITPDAQLYIANPSKILNLGWNTGVNAMSHSSGSSGSGLSSQNLLGLGILTSFSIIGAQIIVIVGGFYLSSLTALILIPFGALTIFKNLFNRAIQGVFQTGISIFIAFILVGIMTVVWKDNNLEQVSSSGVSSLSIVFLGSIVFMLVFWKIPKLVAGFVGELGSSMFEDNTKSNMTVVNNVPNHTSGNATINTAMPQSREAQVSNMRAATTIVSSGTNNQNAQNPLSSSANVNVATNVNQNPTTSSVAQQMGLNQMMNKNESKVDKGSSVEGLSKENMKELKKTIQKSLKNK
- a CDS encoding aldo/keto reductase, encoding MKISEIGLGCSGFGNLYSEIDISETKEIINTAYNNGIKYFDTAPHYGAGLSERRLGVDISDLPREDIVISTKVGRLLKPNDPKNLSPITADGFVNAAPFNRVLDYTYDGIMRSVEDSLQRLGTNKINILNIHDVGKETLGNEYNQHFKDAMSSGFKALGELKSAGVVDAIGLGCNEWEIMEETFKYADFDVFMLAGRYTLLEQSPIERFFPECLKRNISIIDVGIFNSGIMATGPTENAMYNYAPASDEIKNKVAKIYKICDAFGVNPIAAAIQFPHFHPVVCSTAIGVRKAKNLKADLELFNAKIPHEFWVELLEQDLIHPLSPIK
- the fucP gene encoding L-fucose:H+ symporter permease, which gives rise to MSTESITVSNHNSVTESNNKHLKKITYPMVFSVLCSMFFLWGLPNVLNGIIMPKLQLGFHLTNLQTGIIDSSFYFGYFFAPIIAAFIANKFGFKITIIFGLLALTFGSFICAISSDWYVFLPFLIGLFVMAGGCGFLESSANPIATLLGPKDFASFRLNFAQIFNALATVLTALIGGILILNPSSFLSKDQLAQLSDEATHSYFYHLVSSLTTPYLIIAVILLIATICIIFVKFPKESELGDAGQSSDGYIKTFKRVIQISHFRWALFAMFLMNGCQNGLWGWMIRFSSMKLNISMSSASYFYTYVILGALFGRVFGSYLLHKYKAHTVLGTLSSIAGLLAIFSVFLPGMMAIYSLFLASFFAATLYPTIFSLGIAGLGRDTKIGSTFMVMMIVGSSFMVPIMGFIADHVTNFSAIELIPALGWLIIGYYGFKKAVE
- the proS gene encoding proline--tRNA ligase — its product is MNKKQNAISPTREENFPEWYQQVVKAADLAENSVTRGCMVMKPWGYGIWENVQKNLDELLKETNHVNAYFPLLIPLSFLQKEADHVDGFATETAVVTHHRLEADENGKLIPAGKLEEPYVIRPTSETIIGDSFSRWVQSYRDLPLLINQWANVMRWEMRTRLFLRTSEFLWQEGHTVHATEKEAIDETFTILELYKTFVEEYLALPVISGTKTPDERFPGAVETYSIEAMMQDFKAVQAGTSHFLGQNFSKASNIKFQNEHGNEEFAWTTSWGVSTRLIGCMIMAHSDDDGLVLPPKIATQQVVIQPIYKGMEQRDKVLSFCQKLCKDIKATRFNDQKIRCIIDDRDMQGGAKTWDNIKKGYPIRIEVGMRDIDKNHLCIKQRDQSPKEKEFVDSTVFVETLPERLQSIQDNIYKKALSFQQENTKKIVSLDEFIDYFKNKNGGFAISPWCEAAIDNEVLKELKVTPRNIPFDQDTPNEKCIFTGKDASHYVIFAKAY
- a CDS encoding TrbI/VirB10 family protein, which produces MSNLLNNVPKGITLINKKLVIVLAASLVSIIVIAVTLSFSDQKKINPNTQVSTMGSTSESEDLSQLPSSYGDANKINRYLDQAAAPSDDSQLKKALDDMKAQQQALRAEMDRLKNQKPEQPAPVTTQVDSEILKYPMFVNNMAPHDKRNRNNPNQQKAGNSKATGQNHASSSENKETDYEKANGQDQKESFFKQKVSKDVINQNMLMHPISKYTVNAGSVINAVLDTTINTDQPGMIRATVSRPIYDTVNGTTLLIPQGTKVLGKYNSKITYGQERVQVSFQRLVFPNGNSIVLPNEAGMTEEGTTGLTGDVHNHWGQIIGAGLLSAVFNVPALIAMNSDDSNDEVCLEYVNGVCNRWSSGNNTANAAKQGALEAMGQSASNIGNKITERSLNIQPTIIAGSGTQFSIMVNKDLILEPYTLAGNYQIP
- the lepB gene encoding signal peptidase I translates to MKKYKLIIISLSFLVILGLLVYFIKMLGFGVTHQFTDSMKKGVFIYAPLPQKIKQNDVVLFNLSSKWLKFLLNKGYLKKSIPVMKKVFATQGDLVCIKRGKVYINHRFISKVLQFDHKNNRLPKVKICRILKNGEFFLMSTKIPNSFDSRYMGIIKRAQIFARVINY
- the trbB gene encoding P-type conjugative transfer ATPase TrbB produces the protein MAEIIESRFHQMLQTAFGPDMMRYFDDPDVIEIMLNPDGKIFIETLHNGKVLTPIQISSIQSESIIKLVASFKNQISDKNSPIVSSEIPFNGARFQGWLPPIVENPCFSIRKRALKIFSLQDYLNQGILKPDHYHALKKSVLNRKNILVVGGTGSGKTTFSNALLAELQNTQDRILVLEDLPELQVNASDVVNLITSDNVTMRDLVKGSLRMRPDRIIIGEVRDGCALDLLKSWNTGHPGGICTLHANSAQSAPSRLEDLIQEVVANAPINLIVEAIDLIVFIERVPKLGRKIENIYKLEGYSNGKYQLSEI